The Bifidobacterium asteroides genomic interval CGAAGGCGATGTCGTCGATGCCGTGCAGCACCTGTTCGATGGTGGCCAGACCAGATGCAGGCCCGCCCAGATCCACCTGGGTGACGTCGCCGGTGATGACCATCTTGGTATTGAAGCCCAGGCGGGTCAGGAACATCTTCATCTGCCTGCCGGTGGTGTTCTGCGCCTCATCCAGGATGACGAAGGCATCGTTCAGGGTTCGTCCGCGCATGTAGGCCAGCGGGGCCACCTCAATGGTCTCATCGGCCAGAAGGCGGTGGAGCCGCGAGGTGCCCAGCATGTCGGCCAGGGCATCGTAGAGGGGCCGCAGGTATGGGTCCACCTTCTCATTGAGGGTGCCGGGCAGAAAGCCCAAGCTCTCCCCCGCCTCCACGGCAGGCCTGGTCAGGATGATGCGCCCGATGCGTCCGGCCCGGAATTCCTGAACCGCCTTGGCCACTGCCAGATAGGTCTTGCCGGTGCCTGCCGGTCCGATGCCGAAGGTGATGGTATGCGTTTCAATGGCGGCCACATAGGCGGACTGGCCAGCGGTCTTGGGCCTGATCGGGCCCTTGGAGGCCTGGGTCAGGGGGCGGCGACGAAGAGCAGCAGGGGCTGCCTGACTCGATAGGTTGATGCCGTCCAGGGCGTTGACCCCCTCTGACCCTGCAATGGCCGTCTCCTGATAATCGCGGTCTGCAGGGATTCGATCCGCCGTTTTACGGCCTCTTGCCTGATGGTCTGCCGAGTTGGCAGCGACGGGCTCCAAGCGTCGGTGATCCAGTATTCGCCCCACCTGATCGGCATCCACAGGGACCTGATCTGCGGTCTGCATGAGTTCGGACAGCAGGTCACGGATCTGGGCCGCCTGCACGTCTCCCTGTCGATCCCGGGCCCTCAGCATGATCCGGTTGCCCCGAACCAGGATGGAGACCGCTGGGAAGGCGCGCTCGATCCTTTCGATGACTGCATCCTCCGGCCCCAGCACCTGAACCGGGTCGATCCCCTCTGGAATCTCCAGGGTTCGCGTAGTTACCGCCACGGATTCCCTTCCTGCACGACGACGATGGTGAACACGAGCCTCACTCAGGCAACACCTGTCCGGTCAGAACGTGTGCGTGGACATGGAAGACCGATTGGCCGGCATCCGCTCCCGTGTTGAAAATCAGCCGGTAGGCTCCATGGAAGTCCTTGTCGGCGATCTGCTGCGCCAGCTGGACGATGTGGGCCAGAGTGTCGGGAGCGGCCTTGGCCAATTCGGCCACGGACGCGTAGTGGTGACGCGGGACGATCAGGACATGGACGGCGGCCTTAGGGTTGGCATCCTTGAAAGCGTAGACGGTCTCATCCTCATAGACCTTTTCGCTGGGGACCTCCCCTGCCACGATTCTGCAGAAAATGCAGTCCTCCTGCCGATCGTCATCGCTCATGACCGCTCCTCACTGTTTGCCGACATTGCTGTTTTGGTATTTTCGCTGTTTTCCATCTTATTGTCGAGGTTGTATATTGCGCGCGACTTCATGCGCTGGGCTCAGGGGCTGCTGACTGCCAGCGGCCCATCATGTCCGCCAGCAGGGTCAGGGCTACAGGTCCGGCCAGGGAAGCCCG includes:
- a CDS encoding PhoH family protein; its protein translation is MAVTTRTLEIPEGIDPVQVLGPEDAVIERIERAFPAVSILVRGNRIMLRARDRQGDVQAAQIRDLLSELMQTADQVPVDADQVGRILDHRRLEPVAANSADHQARGRKTADRIPADRDYQETAIAGSEGVNALDGINLSSQAAPAALRRRPLTQASKGPIRPKTAGQSAYVAAIETHTITFGIGPAGTGKTYLAVAKAVQEFRAGRIGRIILTRPAVEAGESLGFLPGTLNEKVDPYLRPLYDALADMLGTSRLHRLLADETIEVAPLAYMRGRTLNDAFVILDEAQNTTGRQMKMFLTRLGFNTKMVITGDVTQVDLGGPASGLATIEQVLHGIDDIAFVHLQAADVVRNRLVGRIVRAYDRADQARRRRREQA
- a CDS encoding histidine triad nucleotide-binding protein produces the protein MSDDDRQEDCIFCRIVAGEVPSEKVYEDETVYAFKDANPKAAVHVLIVPRHHYASVAELAKAAPDTLAHIVQLAQQIADKDFHGAYRLIFNTGADAGQSVFHVHAHVLTGQVLPE